A genomic stretch from Telmatocola sphagniphila includes:
- the aroC gene encoding chorismate synthase, producing the protein MAANTFGEQFRVTTAGVSHGPGYVAIVDGCPAGLPLSVEDLLPDLERRRPGQSKIVTQRDESDRPEILSGIFEGKTDGTPIGILFRNEDQKSRDYSDIVDKYRPGHADFTFDAKFGFRDHRGGGRSSARETICRVAAGAIAKKILALKNIRIVGYVKQVGPIQAEIPDPTAVTLEQVEANPVRCPVSETATKMIELIEAVRKDRDSIGGICELVAVNVPAGLGEPVFDKLKADLGKALLSLPAVTAFEYGNGFASALLRGSENNDIFVKKNDRIGTSSNRHGGILGGISSGEPIVVRVAIKPTSSLSRNQPTVDKQGEATEILTRGRHDPCLLPRFVPMGEAMIALVLVDHLLRQQTKRIESLD; encoded by the coding sequence ATGGCTGCGAATACATTTGGCGAACAGTTTCGGGTTACAACGGCCGGGGTAAGTCACGGGCCTGGTTATGTGGCTATCGTAGATGGCTGCCCGGCTGGACTGCCTCTTTCCGTCGAAGATTTGCTTCCCGACCTGGAACGGCGGCGACCCGGACAATCGAAAATCGTCACTCAACGCGACGAAAGCGACCGGCCGGAAATTCTTTCGGGGATCTTCGAAGGAAAAACCGATGGCACCCCCATCGGGATCCTGTTTCGAAACGAAGACCAGAAGAGCAGGGATTACTCGGATATCGTCGATAAATATCGTCCGGGACATGCCGATTTTACCTTTGATGCTAAGTTCGGCTTTCGGGACCATCGGGGTGGTGGCCGGAGCAGTGCCCGGGAGACGATCTGTCGTGTGGCCGCTGGCGCCATCGCGAAGAAAATTTTAGCCCTGAAAAATATCCGGATCGTTGGTTATGTGAAACAGGTCGGCCCCATCCAGGCTGAGATTCCCGATCCCACGGCGGTAACTCTGGAGCAAGTGGAGGCTAATCCCGTGCGCTGTCCTGTTTCAGAAACGGCCACGAAGATGATCGAACTCATCGAAGCGGTTCGTAAGGATCGCGATTCGATTGGTGGCATCTGCGAGTTAGTCGCGGTGAACGTTCCGGCGGGACTGGGAGAACCGGTTTTCGATAAGTTAAAAGCTGATCTGGGGAAGGCTCTACTTTCTCTTCCGGCCGTTACCGCTTTCGAATACGGTAACGGCTTCGCGAGTGCTCTGCTTCGAGGGAGCGAGAATAACGATATCTTCGTCAAAAAGAACGATCGGATAGGTACATCCTCGAATCGTCACGGCGGTATTCTTGGTGGCATCAGTTCCGGGGAGCCGATAGTGGTTCGCGTAGCCATTAAACCGACGAGCAGTCTTTCCCGGAATCAGCCTACGGTTGACAAGCAGGGAGAAGCGACCGAGATTCTGACTCGGGGGCGACATGATCCCTGCTTGTTGCCTCGGTTTGTTCCGATGGGGGAGGCTATGATCGCACTGGTTCTCGTGGACCATCTCCTGCGACAACAAACAAAACGGATCGAGAGCTTGGATTGA
- a CDS encoding Uma2 family endonuclease, with protein sequence MTAAKKIRISVQEYLDQEEKTLSKNEFIEGRLVATAGSSPTHNLIAVNCASVAWFALKNKNCRVFNSDQRVKSKSGHAFVYPDISIVCGTPELDSRGNLSNPKVIFEVLSDSTEKHDRS encoded by the coding sequence ATGACCGCTGCGAAAAAAATCAGGATATCCGTTCAGGAATATTTGGATCAGGAAGAAAAAACTCTTTCGAAGAATGAGTTTATCGAAGGTCGACTTGTCGCGACGGCCGGTTCGAGTCCAACTCATAACCTCATCGCTGTCAATTGTGCTTCGGTGGCCTGGTTTGCTCTAAAAAACAAAAACTGCAGAGTTTTCAACAGCGATCAGAGGGTGAAATCCAAATCAGGTCATGCTTTCGTCTATCCGGATATCAGTATCGTTTGCGGCACTCCGGAATTGGATTCGCGTGGGAATTTATCGAATCCGAAAGTGATTTTCGAAGTGCTATCCGATTCGACGGAGAAACATGACCGTTCCTAG